From the Diospyros lotus cultivar Yz01 chromosome 13, ASM1463336v1, whole genome shotgun sequence genome, one window contains:
- the LOC127788106 gene encoding uncharacterized protein LOC127788106, which produces MEEEDHNIEAQSSLRDYASPSVDGIASSIRRPAVQANNFEIKLAIIQMMQATVQFGGSVNDDPNAHIANFLEICDTFKHNGVSDDAIRLRLFLFSLRDKAKGWLSSLPPGSIATWDAIAQKFLAKYFPPSKTTKMRNDITTFVQFEMETLYEAWERFKELLRKCPHHQLPVWLQVQTFYNGLSSTNRSMIDVATGGTIMRKTPDEAYELLDEMASNNYQWQADRLPMRRPIVGHEVSNISALSTQVAALNAKLDNLCNPSMPTRSITCDLCRAVGHGSVECQMGNTFANVSESANFVGNFHCQQHNPYYNVYNPGWRNHPNLSWSNHNAINHQAPSGFQPQQEKKPSLDELMTKFVNTAETRFQGMETKFQNQEASIQNLEVQVGQIAKMLYSSPKALYQATQRPIQES; this is translated from the coding sequence atggaagaagaagatcacaATATAGAAGCCCAGAGCTCATTGAGGGATTATGCATCACCTTCAGTTGATGGCATTGCCTCGAGTATTCGTAGGCCGGCAGTACAAGCTAACAACTTTGAGATCAAGCTGGCAATCATCCAAATGATGCAAGCCACGGTTCAATTTGGTGGCTCTGTTAATGATGACCCAAATGCACATATCGCCAACTTCTTGGAGATTTGTGATACTTTCAAGCATAATGGAGTCTCTGATGATGCTATACGCCTAAGATTGTTCCTATTCTCGTTGAGAGACAAGGCGAAAGGGTGGTTGAGTTCACTTCCACCAGGTTCCATTGCCACATGGGATGCCATAGCCCAAAAGTTTCTAGCCAAGTACTTCCCACCATCAAAAACTACAAAGATGCGAAATGATATCACTACTTTTGTGCAGTTTGAGATGGAGACATTGTATGAAGCCTGGGAGCGCTTCAAGGAGTTGTTAAGGAAGTGTCCACACCACCAATTACCCGTGTGGCTTCAGGTACAAACTTTCTATAATGGATTATCTTCTACTAATCGTTCTATGATTGATGTAGCTACAGGAGGTACCATTATGAGGAAGACACCGGATGAAGCTTATGAGTTGTTGGATGAAATGGCGTCTAACAATTATCAATGGCAAGCTGACAGGTTACCAATGAGAAGACCGATTGTAGGACATGAAGTGAGCAACATCAGTGCTTTATCCACTCAGGTGGCTGCCCTTAATGCAAAGTTGGACAATTTATGCAATCCATCCATGCCTACCAGGAGCATCACTTGTGACTTATGTAGAGCGGTAGGACACGGTTCAGTAGAGTGCCAAATGGGGAATACTTTTGCAAATGTGTCAGAATCTGCCAACTTTGTAGGGAATTTCCATTGTCAGCAACATAATCCATACTACAATGTTTACAATCCAGGATGGCGTAACCACCCCAATCTCTCATGGAGCAATCATAATGCTATAAACCATCAAGCACCTTCTGGATTCCAGCCACAACAAGAGAAGAAACCAAGCTTGGACGAGTTGATGACCAAGTTCGTAAATACTGCTGAGACAAGATTCCAAGGTATGGAAACCAAATTTCAGAACCAGGAGGCATCTATTCAAAACTTGGAGGTACAGGTTGGGCAGATTGCCAAGATGCTTTATTCTAGCCCCAAGGCTCTCTACCAAGCAACACAGAGACCAATCCAAGAGAGTTAG